One window of the Pieris brassicae chromosome Z, ilPieBrab1.1, whole genome shotgun sequence genome contains the following:
- the LOC123718793 gene encoding mucin-2-like isoform X7, giving the protein MSTFREDMRLLILLLLGTAWADVLPNGCPRDFSVHHLLRHEDCKKFYSCSNGVPIEMSCAPGTAFDFDLQKCIEDTSGCAKNDHNFIDSGGTCIPTAHETDCTKYYSCEKGVHVLTSCDPGYRFNTETGKCDVSSKVTCKHIKKRSIQTRCPNDVRIQMNIPHESDCDKYYRCFHGNRILMSCFNGAHYNPKTQSCDTPENAGCVDEEIIEDCPANTFIPIFLPHDTDCSKYYRCFRGNKQVQRCGHGQHFNAKTQLCDTIANAGCEKESNPPNECLKDGMLLSHEQCDKYFQCVHGNKILMPCPTGMHFSFKLQRCDWPKIAKCEPTQTPTTTTTTTTTTTTPKPESTPTPGYFPNGCPIDYRIEQLLPHPDCTKFYQCVHGFKQEMPCPGGTHFSFALQRCDWPSIAKCVPGITTTTRRPITTRRPTTTTRRSTTITTTKSPISTPRPGYFPNGCPVDYRIEQLLPHPDCTKFYQCVHGFKQEMPCPGGTHFSYELQRCDWPHIANCKPGASTSSPTTTPSTTPSTTTSTLRPTITTPSVTTSKPEYLPNGCPKDFSVHLLLPHEYDCTKFYHCNFGEKVERQCNSNLYFDPILQVCNWPSAVDCKPSTPPQSTTIKDLETTTTEVTSSVATTPDTTISPEVSTVGPTTPEATTPEATTAEDTTLEPTTPEATTPEATTAEDTTLEPTTTEATTPEATTPEATTAEDTTLEPTTPEASTPEATTAEDTTLEPTTTEATTPEATTPEATTAEDTTLEPTTPEATTPEATTAEDTTLEPTTPEASTPEATTAEDTTLEPTTPEATTPEATTAEDTTLEPTTPEATTPEATTAEDTTLEPTTPEATTPEATTPEATTAEDTTLEPTMPEATTPEATTPEATTPETSTPEASTPEGTTPEATTPEATTAEDTTLEPTTPEATTPETTTAEDTTLEPTTPEATTPEATTTEDTTLEPTTPEASTPEATTAEDTTLESTTPEASTPEATTAEDTTLEPTTPEATTPEATTPEATTAEDTTLEPTTPEATTPEATTAEDTTLEPTTTEATTPEATTAEDTTLEPTTPEATTAEDTTLEPTTPEATTPEATTAEDTTLEPTTPEATTPEATTAEDITLEPTTPEATTPEATTAEDTTLEPTTPEATTPEATTAEDTTLEPTTPEATTPEATTPEATTAEDTTLEPTTPEATTPEATTPEATTAEDTTLEPTTPEATTPEATTAEDTTLEPTTPEATTPEATTPEATTAEDTTLEPTTPEATTAEDTTLEPTTPEATTPETTTAEDTTLEPTTPEATTPEATTTEDTTLEPTTPEASTPEATTAEDITLEPTTPEATTPEATTAEDTTLEPTTPEATTPEATTAEDTTLEPTTPEATTPEATTPEATTAEDTTLEPTTPEATTPEATTAEDTTLEPTTPEATTPEATTPEATTAEDTTLEPTTPEATTPETTTAENTTLEPTTPEATTPEATTTEDTTLEPTTPEATTPEATTAEDITLEPTTPEATTPEATTAEDTTLEPTTPEATTPEATTAEDTTLEPTTPEETTPEATTAEDTTLEPTTPEATTPEATTAEDTTLEPTTPEATTPEATTPEATTAENTTLEPTTPEATTPEATTAEDTTLEPTTPEATTPEATTPEATTAEDTTLEPTTTEATAPEATTPEATTAEDTTLEPTTPEATTPEATTAEDTTLEPTTPEASTPEATTAEDTTLEPTTPEATTPEATTPEATTAEDTTLEPTTPEATTPEATTAEDTTLEPTTPEATTPEATTPEATTAEDTTLEPTTPEATTPEATTAEDTTLEPTTPEATTPEATTPEATTAEDTTLEPTTPEATTPEATTAEDTTLEPTTPEATTPEATTPEATTAEDTTLEPTTTEATAPEATTPEATTAEDTTLEPTTPEATTPEATTAEDTTLEPTTPEATTPEATTPEATTAEDTTLEPTTPEATTPEATTPEATTAEDTTLEPTTPEATTPEATTAEDTTLEPTTPEATTPEATTPEATTAEDTTLEPTTTEATAPEATTPEATTAEDTTLEPTTTEATAPEATTPEATTAEDTTLEPTTPEATTPEATTAEDTTLEPTTPEATTPEATTAEDTTLEPTTPEATTPEATTAEDTTLEPTTPEASTPSTPSTPAPICPPGVFGNVPHPVLCDYYYNCIGGMEVLLRCLEGFEYDHSIRGCSRISENGCFARKNVTTTIDYNTDTTTDYQLIDTTTEYIESTTYRENICPPGFSGNLPHSTICSHYYLCEEGEAILKNCAKGFEYDAEIMDCVPISETGCYAQQGLTTTTDNNRLPELSTYKNDEEDYICPPMFSGNIEHPTLCDSYYTCFAGMEFLMNCSHGFEFDPVVKNCVRISKTGCFATRYNLTSSTTTTTTPTITTTENNKDKPICPPNFSGNVPHETKCDSYYTCFSGSEFLMQCPNGFEFDSNTKDCVRISETGCFAQQRLATTTDNNRLPELSTYKNDEEDYICPPMFSGNIKHPSLCDSYYTCFAGMEFLMNCTHGFEFDPVVKDCVRISETGCFAQQGLATTTDNNKLPELSTYKNDEEDYICPPMFSGNIEHPSLCDSYYTCFAGMEFLMNCSHGFEFDPAVKNCVRISNTGCFATRYNLTTTTTTTTTTTPSTTTPENNKVKPICPPAFSGNIPHRTKCDYYYTCFSGSEFLMQCPKEFEFDPNTKDCVRISEAGCFAHQDLTTTTDNNRLPELSTYKNDEEDYICPPTFSGNIEHPTLCDSYYTCFAGMEFLMNCSHGFEFDPVVENCVRVSKTGCFATRYNLTTTTTTSTTTEHNKVTPICPPAFSGNIPHRTKCDYYYTCFSGSEFLMQCPNGFEFDPTTNECVRVTPSGCFARQNDPENICAPGKSGHVPHPELCDTFYLCAMGEPLRLHCSRGFEFSAENGQCVAISDDGCFAKVKQSKQMPICSPAKSGNIPHQTRCDSYYHCEDGEATEVFCKEGLEFDPETKQCALISENGCTARK; this is encoded by the exons AGTTGTGACACGCCGGAGAATGCTGGTTGCGTTGACGAGGAAATTATCGAGGACTGTCCAGCTAACACCTTTATCCCAATATTTTTACCTCATGATACTGACTGTAGCAAGTATTATAGATGCTTTAGGGGTAACAAACAAGTCCAAAGGTGTGGTCATGGTCAGCATTTTAATGCGAAAACCCAG CTCTGCGATACAATAGCAAACGCTGGCTGCGAAAAGGAATCGAACCCGCCAAATGAGTGCCTTAAGGATGGAATGTTGCTATCACATGAGCAGtgtgataaatattttcaatgtgTTCAcgggaataaaatattaatgccGTGTCCAACTGGGATGCACTTTAGTTTCAAGTTACAG CGATGTGATTGGCCAAAAATAGCGAAATGTGAGCCAACACAAACACCAACAACAACAACGactacaacaacaacaacaacgaCACCGAAACCGGAATCAACACCCACACCGGGATACTTTCCTAACGGATGTCCTATAGACTATAGAATTGAACAGTTGTTACCACATCCGGATTGTACGAAATTTTATCAGTGCGTGCATGGTTTTAAACAAGAAATGCCTTGTCCAGGAGGAACGCACTTCAGTTTTGCTTTGcag AGATGTGATTGGCCTAGTATAGCAAAGTGTGTTCCGGGTATAACAACTACAACTCGACGCCCAATAACAACTCGTCGACCAACAACAACTACTCGTCGATCGACAACAATTACAACGACCAAATCACCTATTAGTACCCCAAGGCCTGGATATTTTCCCAATGGATGTCCAGTAGACTACAGAATCGAACAATTGTTACCACATCCTGACTGCACTAAATTCTATCAGTGCGTGCATGGCTTTAAACAAGAAATGCCATGTCCGGGAGGAACACACTTCAGTTATGAACTGCAG AGATGCGATTGGCCACATATTGCTAATTGTAAGCCTGGAGCTTCAACTTCTTCCCCAACAACAACACCTTCTACAACACCCAGTACAACAACATCAACACTAAGACCAACAATAACAACGCCCAGCGTAACAACGTCAAAGCCAGAATATTTACCAAATGGTTGTCCTAAGGACTTTTCGGTCCATTTGTTGCTACCACATGAGTACGATTGCACGAAATTCTATCATTGCAATTTTGGGGAGAAGGTTGAGCGGCAATGTAATTCGAATTTATACTTCGATCCAATTTTGCAG GTATGTAACTGGCCGTCAGCAGTTGATTGCAAGCCAAGCACGCCTCCTCAAAGTACAACTATAAAAGATCTCGAAACAACAACCACTGAGGTAACCTCTTCAGTTGCTACCACTCCTGATACCACAATAAGTCCAGAAGTGTCTACAGTAGGGCCAACTACGCCTGAAGCAACTACACCAGAGGCAACCACGGCCGAAGACACAACATTAGAGCCTACTACGCCTGAGGCAACAACACCTGAGGCTACCACGGCTGAAGACACAACATTGGAGCCAACTACGACTGAAGCAACAACACCAGAGGCTACTACACCAGAGGCTACCACGGCTGAAGACACAACATTAGAGCCAACTACGCCTGAGGCATCAACACCAGAGGCTACCACAGCTGAAGACACAACATTGGAGCCAACTACGACTGAAGCAACAACACCAGAGGCTACTACACCAGAGGCTACCACGGCTGAAGACACAACATTAGAGCCAACTACGCCTGAAGCAACAACACCAGAAGCTACCACGGCTGAAGACACAACATTAGAGCCAACTACGCCTGAGGCATCAACACCAGAGGCTACCACAGCTGAAGACACAACATTAGAGCCAACTACGCCTGAGGCAACAACACCAGAAGCTACTACAGCTGAAGACACAACATTAGAGCCAACTACGCCTGAAGCAACTACACCAGAG GCTACCACGGCTGAAGACACAACATTAGAGCCAACTACGCCTGAGGCAACAACACCTGAGGCTACTACACCAGAGGCTACCACGGCTGAAGACACAACATTAGAGCCAACTATGCCTGAGGCAACAACACCTGAGGCTACTACACCAGAGGCTACTACACCAGAGACCAGTACACCAGAGGCTAGTACACCAGAGGGTACTACACCAGAGGCTACTACACCAGAGGCTACCACGGCTGAAGACACAACATTAGAGCCAACTACGCCTGAAGCAACTACACCAGAGACTACCACGGCTGAAGACACAACATTAGAGCCAACTACGCCTGAGGCAACAACACCAGAAGCTACTACAACTGAAGACACAACATTAGAGCCAACTACGCCTGAAGCATCTACACCAGAGGCTACCACGGCTGAAGACACAACATTAGAGTCAACTACGCCTGAGGCATCAACACCAGAGGCTACCACGGCTGAAGACACAACATTAGAGCCTACTACGCCTGAGGCAACAACACCTGAGGCTACTACACCAGAGGCTACCACGGCTGAAGACACAACATTAGAGCCAACTACACCAGAGGCTACTACACCAGAGGCTACCACGGCTGAAGACACAACATTGGAGCCAACTACGACTGAAGCAACAACACCAGAG GCTACCACGGCTGAAGACACAACATTAGAGCCAACTACACCAGAG GCTACCACGGCTGAAGACACAACATTAGAGCCAACTACGCCTGAAGCAACAACACCAGAAGCTACCACGGCTGAAGACACAACATTAGAGCCAACTACGCCTGAGGCAACAACACCAGAAGCTACTACAGCTGAAGATATAACATTAGAGCCAACTACGCCTGAGGCAACAACACCAGAAGCTACTACAGCTGAAGACACAACATTAGAGCCAACTACGCCTGAAGCAACTACACCAGAG GCTACCACGGCTGAAGACACAACATTAGAGCCAACTACGCCTGAGGCAACAACACCTGAGGCTACTACACCAGAGGCTACCACGGCTGAAGACACAACATTAGAGCCAACTACGCCTGAGGCAACAACACCTGAAGCAACTACACCAGAGGCCACCACGGCTGAAGACACAACATTAGAGCCAACTACGCCTGAAGCAACTACACCAGAGGCTACTACGGCTGAAGACACAACATTAGAGCCAACTACGCCTGAGGCAACAACACCTGAGGCTACTACACCAGAGGCTACCACGGCTGAAGACACAACATTAGAGCCAACTACACCAGAG GCTACCACGGCTGAAGACACAACATTAGAGCCAACTACGCCTGAAGCAACTACACCAGAGACTACCACGGCTGAAGACACAACATTAGAGCCAACTACGCCTGAGGCAACAACACCAGAAGCTACTACAACTGAAGACACAACATTAGAGCCAACTACGCCTGAAGCATCTACACCAGAGGCTACCACGGCTGAAGACATAACATTAGAGCCAACTACGCCTGAGGCAACAACACCAGAAGCTACTACAGCTGAAGACACAACATTAGAGCCAACTACGCCTGAAGCAACTACACCAGAG GCTACTACGGCTGAAGACACAACATTAGAGCCAACTACGCCTGAGGCAACAACACCTGAGGCTACTACACCAGAGGCTACCACGGCTGAAGACACAACATTAGAGCCAACTACACCAGAGGCTACTACACCAGAGGCTACCACGGCTGAAGACACAACATTAGAGCCAACTACGCCTGAGGCAACAACACCTGAG GCTACTACACCAGAGGCTACCACGGCTGAAGACACAACATTAGAGCCAACTACGCCTGAAGCAACTACACCAGAGACTACCACGGCTGAAAACACAACATTAGAGCCAACTACGCCTGAGGCAACAACACCAGAAGCTACTACAACTGAAGACACAACATTAGAGCCAACTACGCCTGAAGCAACTACACCAGAGGCTACCACGGCTGAAGACATAACATTAGAGCCAACTACGCCTGAGGCAACAACACCAGAAGCTACTACAGCTGAAGACACAACATTAGAGCCAACTACGCCTGAGGCAACAACACCAGAGGCAACCACGGCTGAAGACACAACATTAGAGCCAACTACGCCTGAGGAAACAACACCAGAAGCTACTACAGCTGAAGACACAACATTAGAGCCAACTACGCCTGAGGCAACAACACCAGAAGCTACTACAGCTGAAGACACAACATTAGAGCCAACTACGCCTGAGGCAACAACACCAGAGGCTACTACACCAGAGGCTACCACGGCTGAAAACACAACATTAGAGCCAACTACGCCTGAAGCAACTACACCAGAGGCTACCACGGCTGAAGACACAACATTAGAGCCAACTACGCCTGAGGCAACAACACCTGAGGCTACTACACCAGAGGCTACCACGGCTGAAGACACAACATTAGAGCCAACTACGACTGAAGCAACAGCACCAGAGGCTACTACACCAGAGGCTACCACGGCTGAAGACACAACATTAGAGCCAACTACGCCTGAAGCAACAACACCAGAAGCTACCACGGCTGAAGACACAACATTAGAGCCAACTACGCCTGAGGCATCAACACCAGAGGCTACCACAGCTGAAGACACAACATTGGAGCCAACTACGCCTGAGGCAACAACACCTGAGGCTACTACACCAGAGGCTACCACGGCTGAAGACACAACATTAGAGCCAACTACACCAGAGGCTACTACACCAGAGGCTACCACGGCTGAAGACACAACATTAGAGCCAACTACGCCTGAGGCAACAACACCTGAGGCTACTACACCAGAGGCTACCACGGCTGAAGACACAACATTAGAGCCAACTACGCCTGAAGCAACTACACCAGAGGCTACCACGGCTGAAGACACAACATTGGAGCCAACTACGCCTGAGGCAACAACACCTGAGGCTACTACACCAGAGGCTACCACGGCTGAAGACACAACATTAGAGCCAACTACACCAGAGGCTACTACACCAGAGGCTACCACGGCTGAAGACACAACATTAGAGCCAACTACGCCTGAGGCAACAACACCTGAGGCTACTACACCAGAGGCTACCACGGCTGAAGACACAACATTAGAGCCAACTACGACTGAAGCAACAGCACCAGAGGCTACTACACCAGAGGCTACCACGGCTGAAGACACAACATTAGAGCCAACTACGCCTGAAGCAACTACACCAGAGGCTACCACGGCTGAAGACACAACATTGGAGCCAACTACGCCTGAGGCAACAACACCTGAGGCTACTACACCAGAGGCTACCACGGCTGAAGACACAACATTAGAGCCAACTACACCAGAGGCTACTACACCAGAGGCTACTACACCAGAGGCTACCACGGCTGAAGACACAACATTAGAGCCAACTACGCCTGAAGCAACTACACCAGAGGCTACCACGGCTGAAGACACAACATTAGAGCCAACTACGCCTGAGGCAACAACACCTGAGGCTACTACACCAGAGGCTACCACGGCTGAAGACACAACATTAGAGCCAACTACGACTGAAGCAACAGCACCAGAGGCTACTACACCAGAGGCTACCACGGCTGAAGACACAACATTAGAGCCAACTACGACTGAAGCAACAGCACCAGAGGCTACTACACCAGAGGCTACCACGGCTGAAGACACAACATTAGAGCCAACTACGCCTGAGGCAACTACACCAGAGGCTACCACGGCTGAAGACACAACATTGGAGCCAACTACGCCTGAGGCAACAACACCAGAAGCTACTACAGCTGAAGACACAACATTAGAGCCAACTACGCCTGAAGCAACTACACCAGAGGCTACTACAGCTGAAGACACAACATTAGAGCCAACTACGCCTGAAGCATCAACACCAAGTACCCCATCTACACCTGCACCAATTTGTCCCCCAGGTGTTTTTGGCAATGTACCACATCCCGTTTTGTGTGACTACTATTACAATTGTATTGGAGGAATGGAAGTTTTACTGAGATGTTTAGAAGGCTTTGAGTACGATCACAGTATTAGG GGCTGCTCACGCATTTCCGAAAATGGATGTTTTGCAAGAAAAAATGTTACAACAACAATAGATTATAacacagatacaacaacagaCTACCAACTTATCGACACAACAACAGAATATATAGAATCAACAACATACAGAGAGAATATTTGTCCACCCGGTTTTTCAGGGAATTTGCCACACTCAACAATTTGCAGTCATTATTATCTTTGTGAAGAGGGTGAAGCGATACTGAAGAACTGCGCGAAGGGATTTGAGTACGATGCCGAAATTatg gACTGTGTTCCAATATCAGAGACCGGTTGTTACGCACAGCAAGGTCTAACAACAACAACGGATAACAATAGATTACCCGAGTTATCAACTTACAAGAACGACGAAGAGGACTATATATGTCCACCAATGTTTTCTGGTAATATCGAACATCCAACTTTGTGTGATTCGTATTACACTTGCTTTGCTGGAATGGAATTTTTGATGAATTGCTCTCATGGATTCGAGTTTGACCCAGTTGTTAAG AATTGCGTCCGGATTTCAAAAACTGGTTGTTTCGCAACACGATACAACTTAACATCATCAAcaacaacgacaacgacaccAACTATAACAACAACCGAAAACAATAAAGACAAACCAATATGTCCACCGAACTTCTCAGGAAATGTACCCCACGAAACAAAATGCGATTCTTACTATACTTGCTTTAGTGGATCGGAGTTTTTGATGCAATGTCCCAACggatttgaatttgattcgAATACAAAA GATTGCGTTCGAATATCGGAGACCGGTTGTTTTGCACAACAACGCTTAGCAACAACAACAGACAACAATAGATTACCCGAGCTATCTACTTATAAGAACGATGAAGAGGACTATATATGTCCACCAATGTTTTCTGGTAATATAAAGCATCCATCTTTGTGTGATTCGTATTACACTTGCTTTGCTGGGATGGAGTTTTTGATGAATTGCACTCATGGATTCGAGTTTGACCCAGTTGTTAAG GACTGTGTTCGAATATCAGAGACTGGTTGTTTTGCACAACAAGGCTTAGCCACAACAACggataacaataaattacccGAGTTATCAACTTACAAGAACGATGAAGAGGACTATATATGCCCACCTATGTTTTCTGGTAATATCGAACATCCAAGTTTGTGTGATTCGTATTACACTTGCTTTGCTGGAATGGAGTTTTTGATGAATTGTTCTCATGGATTCGAGTTTGATCCAGCTGTTAAg aaTTGCGTCCGGATCTCGAACACTGGCTGTTTTGCAACACGATACAACTTAACAACAACTACAACGACAACCACAACAACGACACCATCTACAACAACACCCGAAAACAACAAAGTCAAACCAATATGTCCACCGGCTTTCTCAGGAAATATTCCCCACAGAACGAAATGTGATTATTACTATACTTGCTTTAGTGGATCGGAGTTTTTAATGCAGTGTCCCaaagaatttgaatttgatccGAATACAAAA GACTGTGTTCGAATATCAGAGGCTGGTTGTTTCGCACATCAAGATCTAACAACAACAACGGATAACAATAGGTTACCCGAGTTATCAACTTACAAGAACGATGAAGAGGACTATATATGCCCACCTACGTTTTCTGGGAATATCGAACATCCAACTTTATGTGATTCGTATTACACTTGCTTTGCTGGAATGGAGTTTTTGATGAATTGTTCTCATGGATTCGAGTTCGATCCAGTCGTTGAG aattgCGTCCGAGTTTCGAAAACTGGTTGTTTTGCAACACGATACAACTTAAcaacaacgacaacgacatcAACTACAACCGAACACAACAAAGTCACACCAATATGTCCACCGGCTTTCTCAGGAAACATTCCCCACAGAACAAAATGCGATTATTACTATACTTGCTTCAGTGGTTCGGAGTTTTTAATGCAGTGTCCCAACGGATTTGAATTTGATCCCACAACCAAC GAATGTGTAAGGGTAACGCCGAGTGGATGTTTCGCGCGGCAAAATG ATCCAGAAAACATTTGCGCACCAGGTAAATCTGGTCACGTGCCACACCCAGAATTGTGTGACACGTTCTACCTTTGTGCCATGGGTGAACCCCTGAGGCTACATTGCAGCAGAGGATTTGAATTCTCTGCAGAAAATGGG CAATGCGTGGCGATATCTGATGATGGATGCTTTGCGAAAG TGAAACAATCAAAACAGATGCCAATTTGCTCACCAGCTAAATCTGGTAACATACCACATCAAACAAGATGCGACTCGTACTATCACTGTGAAGATGGTGAAGCCACAGAAGTATTTTGTAAAGAAGGATTGGAATTTGACCCAGAAACTAAG caATGCGCGCTCATTTCGGAGAACGGCTGCACAGCTCGCAAGTAG